In the genome of Tepidisphaeraceae bacterium, one region contains:
- a CDS encoding acetylxylan esterase, whose product MMFQHDLPFDPTYGYNEAALRQVGASLGPPDFADFWQDLNARTRAIAPRPTLREIATPNHSDVKTYEIEYDSLDGFRVGGWITVPIDRTPRHGMVVGHGYGGREAPAYGPVFANAVAIFPCGRGFHRSARPDLPDNGARHVLYGIESRDTYLHGKCVADFWAAMNVLNELHPDLPTIHYFGSSFGGGIGAMALPWDTRLARAFLEVPSFGNHPLRLTMQCNGSGEAVRLYHQRHPEVVDVLQYFDSATAALHTHIPTLVSAALFDPAVPPPGQFAVHNALAGRKKLFVRQAGHFTYPDEAAEYQAVEREIVAWFGDELV is encoded by the coding sequence ATGATGTTTCAGCACGATCTTCCGTTTGATCCCACGTATGGTTACAACGAAGCGGCGTTGCGCCAGGTGGGCGCGTCGCTGGGCCCACCCGACTTTGCCGACTTCTGGCAGGACCTGAATGCCCGCACGCGCGCGATCGCGCCGCGGCCGACGTTACGCGAGATCGCGACGCCGAACCACAGCGATGTGAAGACCTACGAGATCGAGTACGATTCGTTGGACGGATTTCGCGTGGGCGGGTGGATCACGGTGCCGATCGACCGCACGCCGCGGCACGGCATGGTGGTCGGCCACGGGTACGGCGGGCGCGAGGCACCGGCGTACGGGCCGGTATTTGCGAACGCGGTGGCGATCTTCCCCTGTGGTCGAGGCTTCCATCGGTCGGCGCGGCCAGACCTGCCGGACAACGGCGCGCGGCACGTGCTGTACGGCATCGAGTCGCGCGACACTTACCTGCACGGCAAGTGCGTCGCCGACTTCTGGGCCGCGATGAACGTGCTGAACGAGCTGCACCCCGACCTGCCGACGATCCATTATTTCGGTTCCAGCTTTGGTGGTGGCATTGGCGCGATGGCGCTGCCGTGGGACACGCGTTTGGCCCGGGCGTTCCTGGAGGTGCCCAGCTTCGGCAACCACCCATTGCGCCTGACGATGCAGTGCAACGGCAGCGGCGAGGCGGTGCGGCTGTATCACCAGCGGCACCCGGAAGTCGTCGACGTGCTGCAGTACTTCGATTCGGCGACGGCGGCGCTGCACACGCACATTCCCACGCTGGTGTCGGCGGCGCTGTTCGACCCCGCCGTCCCGCCACCGGGACAGTTCGCGGTGCACAATGCACTTGCCGGGCGGAAGAAGCTGTTCGTCAGGCAGGCGGGTCACTTCACCTATCCCGATGAGGCGGCGGAGTATCAAGCCGTTGAGCGCGAGATCGTGGCGTGGTTCGGGGATGAACTGGTGTAA
- a CDS encoding C45 family peptidase → MIRESAPRQSSAVVITPGAAVGAKTGATTQSVEQTFPVPVVYLSGSPAEMGAGHGKALGGTVRMLHEKYLMVFLAGGSERVMARLAANAFAALSLPEHRDEIAALAAGSAIDGRDTMLAQCFLDLTPMTACSTVTLPAAASNDGVARFGRNLDFPSLGVADKHTTLFIVKPADRYAFASVGWPGMIGVLSGMNEHGLSLANMEVTRSPRMPTGMPYTLLYRAVLEQCKTVDEAIAFLKNTPRQTANNLMLMDATGDRAVAEITPEGVVVRRADDRTALLSTNHQRGADLATPGRCSRYDYLLKQSTRDFGGIGERSVEAMLQHVGGAMTLQSMVFEPANRVIHLSAGTSAADRAFTRIELSPLFR, encoded by the coding sequence ATGATTCGAGAATCGGCCCCGAGGCAGTCGTCGGCGGTGGTCATCACGCCGGGCGCGGCTGTGGGCGCGAAAACAGGCGCAACGACCCAATCAGTCGAACAGACGTTTCCCGTGCCGGTGGTCTACCTGTCCGGCTCGCCGGCGGAGATGGGCGCGGGCCATGGCAAGGCGCTGGGCGGCACGGTGCGCATGCTGCACGAGAAGTACCTCATGGTCTTCCTCGCCGGTGGCAGCGAGCGCGTGATGGCGCGGCTGGCGGCGAACGCCTTTGCGGCGCTGTCGCTGCCGGAACACCGAGATGAGATCGCGGCGCTGGCAGCGGGGTCAGCCATTGATGGTCGCGACACGATGCTCGCCCAGTGCTTCCTCGATTTGACGCCGATGACCGCATGCTCCACCGTTACCCTGCCCGCCGCGGCGTCGAACGATGGCGTGGCGCGGTTTGGGCGCAACCTGGACTTCCCGTCGCTCGGCGTGGCCGACAAGCACACGACGCTGTTCATCGTGAAGCCCGCCGACCGGTACGCGTTCGCGTCGGTCGGCTGGCCGGGCATGATCGGCGTGCTGTCGGGCATGAACGAGCACGGCCTGTCGCTGGCCAACATGGAGGTGACGCGCAGCCCGCGCATGCCCACCGGCATGCCCTACACGCTGCTGTACCGCGCCGTCCTGGAACAATGTAAGACGGTAGATGAAGCGATCGCATTCCTGAAGAACACGCCGCGGCAAACGGCCAACAATCTCATGCTGATGGACGCTACCGGTGACCGCGCGGTGGCGGAGATCACGCCCGAGGGCGTCGTGGTTCGCCGGGCAGATGATCGCACCGCGCTGCTCAGCACGAATCATCAGCGCGGCGCCGATCTGGCTACGCCGGGCCGTTGCTCGCGATACGATTATCTGCTGAAGCAGTCCACGCGCGACTTCGGTGGCATTGGCGAGCGATCGGTTGAGGCGATGCTGCAGCACGTGGGTGGCGCGATGACGCTGCAGTCGATGGTCTTCGAGCCGGCCAATCGCGTGATTCACCTGTCTGCGGGCACGAGCGCGGCCGATCGGGCGTTCACGCGCATCGAGTTATCCCCATTGTTTCGGTAA